A window of the Nitrospira sp. genome harbors these coding sequences:
- a CDS encoding alpha/beta fold hydrolase, which translates to MAKPKAKQRGRSLSSPPSKRQRPSRRDAKDVQGRKEFVAYSYREDQIEDALATGKDSDLLKSYFGETQYQELRGLATEAQRRTVRGGQRVLILPGIMGSTIGKGRSIRDDVLWFDPVDIARGRLTQLALDGSTNNFTALGAIPLAYTGLSLRLKSAGFDADFHYYDWRKGLDVLGKELVAQLQQEPAAQVALVAHSMGGLVVRAAVARDSSVTRKISRLVMIGTPNHGSFAPVQAIRAVYPVVKQVAAIDLVHDAEELSSLVFTTFPGLYQLLPTKEVFDDIDLFDVDSWPTEGPKPQQSLLTQVPPVQQSLAPADDRFFLIAGVNQETVVDVELRDNEFVYEQSNEGDGTVPKAFAELEGTKTYYIEESHGSLPNNRTVAQATIDILQQGDTSLLPQQWAPSQRSTARALPEQELRIPAYGGRKGKELTEQDIRHALDGFVAPDSREQPVVAGAPAAAAAAQPTLLEQPLNQVIVGRRRQHRLDIRLALGSITELDSRAYVLGIYRNVAPSGPADALDERMGGAIRDFTARRMFAGNVGEVFVMPTGRHPLQADFIIFAGLGDFDQFSDTVLQVSAENIVRTCIRTSVEEFGTVLLGGRSGQDIDRALQDLLTGFFRALKDTDGDHWFRRITVCEMNQQRYQDIRSALLRLATTPLFDDIEVTFDEVRLKPPLVPSGLRAPKGPEPAYLLVRQETPDQDKGMLSLTSSILTPGSKASVITDTQQLTSEDLDRHFKKVESSSFNLDMLTRFGDELAQLVLPQRILAVLPQMKQQHLVVVHDAPSSRIPWETIQIDGWAPAISQGLSRRYLAGNLSVAKWLEQRQRTDKLKLLLVVNPTQDLPGAEREGERVESLFSAQPGVVVEKIHGPQATKAALLTKFQSGAYDVVHYAGHAFFDPRMPARSGILCHGKEILNGADLAAIGNLPSLVFFNACEAGRIRKPPERKRRDLDMDQRIERAVGLAEAFLRGGVANYVGTYWPVGDQAAEAFAQTFYMELLRQKTIGAALLAGRERVRTELKSIDWADYIHYGSYDFALKQT; encoded by the coding sequence ATGGCAAAGCCAAAGGCGAAGCAGCGAGGACGGTCCCTCTCATCCCCCCCATCTAAACGACAGCGGCCGAGCCGCCGAGACGCAAAGGACGTGCAAGGTCGAAAAGAGTTTGTCGCCTATTCCTACCGCGAAGACCAGATCGAGGACGCCCTGGCGACGGGCAAGGACTCCGACCTACTGAAGTCCTATTTTGGCGAGACCCAGTATCAAGAGCTGCGAGGGCTGGCGACAGAGGCTCAACGTAGGACAGTCCGAGGTGGCCAGCGGGTGCTGATTTTGCCCGGCATCATGGGGTCGACGATCGGAAAAGGTCGTTCGATTCGTGACGATGTGTTGTGGTTTGATCCGGTCGATATTGCGCGGGGGAGGCTGACTCAGCTCGCCCTCGATGGGTCGACCAACAATTTCACGGCATTGGGGGCCATTCCACTAGCCTATACAGGGTTGAGTTTGCGATTGAAGTCGGCGGGCTTCGATGCGGATTTTCACTATTACGACTGGCGAAAGGGCTTGGATGTCCTGGGGAAGGAATTGGTGGCTCAGCTGCAACAAGAACCAGCAGCACAGGTAGCGCTTGTGGCACACAGTATGGGAGGGTTGGTCGTGCGAGCGGCTGTGGCACGAGACTCGTCCGTGACAAGGAAGATCAGTCGTCTGGTGATGATTGGAACCCCGAACCATGGATCGTTCGCGCCGGTGCAAGCGATTCGGGCCGTCTACCCAGTGGTCAAGCAAGTCGCCGCCATCGATCTGGTGCACGATGCGGAGGAGCTGTCGTCGCTGGTGTTCACGACGTTCCCTGGTCTGTACCAACTGCTCCCGACCAAGGAGGTGTTCGACGACATCGATCTGTTCGATGTCGATTCCTGGCCGACCGAAGGTCCCAAGCCGCAGCAGTCCCTCCTGACACAGGTGCCGCCGGTTCAGCAGTCGCTCGCGCCGGCTGATGATCGATTCTTCCTCATCGCCGGCGTGAACCAGGAAACGGTCGTCGATGTGGAGCTGCGTGACAATGAATTCGTGTATGAGCAGTCCAACGAGGGTGATGGAACGGTGCCGAAAGCGTTTGCTGAACTGGAGGGAACGAAGACCTATTATATAGAAGAATCACACGGCAGTCTGCCCAACAATCGCACCGTCGCTCAAGCGACCATTGACATCCTGCAGCAGGGCGATACCTCGCTGTTGCCTCAGCAATGGGCACCGAGCCAGCGCAGCACGGCCCGCGCCCTGCCGGAGCAGGAGCTCCGCATCCCGGCCTATGGGGGTCGTAAAGGGAAGGAGTTGACCGAGCAGGACATTCGGCACGCTCTGGACGGCTTTGTCGCTCCTGACAGTCGGGAACAACCGGTTGTGGCTGGCGCCCCAGCCGCCGCGGCAGCAGCGCAACCAACTCTGCTTGAGCAGCCGTTGAATCAGGTGATCGTCGGCCGTCGAAGGCAGCATCGCCTCGACATCCGACTGGCGCTGGGCAGCATCACGGAGTTGGACAGTCGCGCCTACGTGTTGGGCATCTACCGCAATGTCGCTCCCAGCGGCCCGGCGGATGCGCTCGATGAACGGATGGGTGGGGCCATTAGAGATTTTACGGCGAGGCGGATGTTCGCCGGCAATGTGGGCGAGGTGTTCGTGATGCCGACCGGCCGCCACCCGCTCCAAGCGGACTTCATCATCTTCGCCGGGCTCGGCGACTTCGATCAGTTCAGCGATACCGTCTTGCAGGTAAGCGCAGAGAATATCGTTCGCACCTGTATCCGAACGAGCGTCGAAGAATTCGGCACGGTTTTGCTGGGAGGGCGGAGCGGCCAAGACATCGACAGGGCCTTGCAGGATTTGCTGACTGGCTTTTTCCGTGCGCTGAAAGATACGGACGGGGACCATTGGTTCAGACGAATTACGGTGTGTGAGATGAACCAGCAGCGCTATCAAGACATTCGCTCGGCACTCTTGCGGCTTGCGACCACTCCGCTCTTCGATGACATTGAAGTCACGTTCGATGAGGTGCGGCTCAAGCCTCCGTTGGTACCCAGCGGGCTTCGTGCTCCGAAAGGTCCCGAGCCGGCCTACTTGCTGGTCCGGCAGGAGACGCCCGATCAGGACAAGGGCATGCTCAGCTTGACGTCATCCATCCTGACGCCGGGATCCAAGGCCAGCGTCATCACGGATACGCAACAGCTTACGAGCGAGGACCTGGATCGGCACTTTAAAAAGGTGGAGTCGTCGTCCTTCAATCTTGACATGCTGACTCGATTCGGCGATGAGTTGGCGCAGCTCGTGCTTCCGCAGCGAATCCTCGCGGTACTGCCACAAATGAAACAGCAACATCTGGTCGTGGTGCATGATGCCCCATCCTCACGTATCCCTTGGGAGACGATCCAGATCGACGGATGGGCACCGGCGATCAGTCAGGGTTTGAGCCGGCGCTATCTTGCCGGTAACTTGTCGGTGGCGAAGTGGTTGGAACAGCGGCAGCGTACCGATAAGCTCAAACTCCTCCTCGTCGTGAACCCCACTCAAGATTTGCCGGGAGCCGAGAGGGAAGGGGAGCGGGTTGAGAGTCTCTTCAGCGCTCAACCGGGGGTCGTTGTTGAAAAAATCCATGGCCCACAAGCCACGAAGGCCGCGTTGCTGACGAAGTTCCAATCCGGTGCCTACGATGTCGTCCACTATGCCGGACATGCGTTCTTTGACCCTCGCATGCCGGCTCGCAGCGGCATTCTGTGCCACGGGAAAGAAATACTAAATGGCGCGGATTTGGCGGCTATCGGCAATCTTCCGAGCCTGGTCTTCTTCAATGCCTGTGAAGCGGGCCGTATCAGGAAGCCGCCGGAAAGGAAGCGGCGAGACCTCGATATGGATCAGCGCATCGAGCGGGCGGTGGGATTGGCGGAGGCGTTCTTGCGCGGAGGCGTGGCAAATTACGTGGGAACGTACTGGCCGGTCGGAGACCAGGCAGCTGAAGCCTTTGCGCAAACCTTCTACATGGAACTGTTACGGCAGAAGACGATCGGCGCGGCCCTCCTGGCCGGCAGAGAAAGGGTCCGCACCGAGCTCAAATCGATCGACTGGGCCGACTACATTCATTACGGCAGCTACGATTTCGCGCTGAAACAGACGTAA
- a CDS encoding PA0069 family radical SAM protein, whose protein sequence is MRQIANPPNPFESHHRDLLEPAGPAKLTVYADDSREILSRNESPDLPFRWSVNPYRGCFHACAYCYARPSHEYWGFGAGTDFESKIVVKEDAPQLLRRAFDKPSWHGELIVFSGNTDCYQPLEAEYGLTRACLEVCADYRNPVGIITKGALILRDLDLLLRLRREASVLVYFSIPFASDDTARKVEPHAPSITKRFSAMKAVADAGIPTGISIAPVIPGLNDDDIPSLLDRAYCAGSRTATYNLVRLSGSLEPVFLERMQEAFPERIGKITHRLREVRGGTLSESRFFKRQAGQGPYWELIEQLFALAKRRVGFPEDDMTIIPQTFRRPGAQQMSLF, encoded by the coding sequence ATGCGCCAAATTGCCAATCCTCCAAACCCATTTGAGTCGCACCATCGGGACCTGCTTGAACCGGCCGGCCCAGCCAAGCTGACAGTCTATGCGGACGACAGTCGGGAGATTTTAAGCCGTAACGAGAGCCCGGATTTACCTTTTCGATGGAGCGTGAATCCCTATCGAGGCTGCTTCCATGCCTGTGCCTATTGTTACGCGCGTCCTTCGCATGAGTATTGGGGATTCGGCGCCGGAACCGATTTCGAGAGCAAGATCGTGGTGAAGGAGGATGCACCGCAGCTGCTGCGGCGTGCCTTTGACAAGCCGTCCTGGCATGGAGAACTGATTGTGTTTTCTGGTAACACGGACTGTTACCAACCGCTTGAGGCAGAGTACGGATTGACCCGTGCCTGTTTGGAGGTCTGCGCGGATTATCGGAACCCTGTCGGTATCATCACAAAAGGCGCATTGATTCTTCGTGATCTGGACCTGTTGCTTCGGTTGCGCCGGGAAGCTTCGGTACTGGTGTATTTCAGTATTCCCTTCGCCTCGGACGATACGGCTCGCAAGGTGGAACCGCATGCGCCCTCGATCACGAAGCGGTTCTCGGCCATGAAGGCAGTTGCCGACGCCGGCATTCCGACAGGAATTTCCATTGCCCCTGTCATTCCCGGTCTTAATGATGATGATATTCCCTCCTTGCTGGATCGCGCCTATTGTGCCGGATCCCGTACTGCTACATATAACTTGGTGAGATTATCCGGCAGCCTGGAGCCGGTGTTCTTGGAACGGATGCAGGAGGCCTTTCCCGAACGGATCGGAAAGATCACCCATCGGCTCCGTGAGGTCAGGGGCGGGACGTTGTCCGAGAGCCGATTTTTCAAGCGGCAGGCCGGACAGGGACCCTATTGGGAGCTGATCGAGCAGTTATTCGCTCTTGCGAAACGGAGGGTGGGATTTCCTGAAGATGACATGACCATCATCCCTCAAACGTTTCGACGTCCAGGCGCTCAACAGATGTCGCTGTTTTGA
- the moaC gene encoding cyclic pyranopterin monophosphate synthase MoaC, whose product MAEFTHFNESGRARMVDITTKDSTERLATAQAKVFLLPETLEKIQRGKIAKGDVLAVAQVAGVMGAKKTPDLIPMCHPILLTAVDISFKEEPQPDRGGRCSITITATAKTTGPTGVEMEAMTAVSVAALTIYDMCKAVDRGMSFSDVCLMSKSGGKSGTYSRND is encoded by the coding sequence ATGGCAGAATTTACCCATTTCAATGAATCGGGACGGGCGCGGATGGTCGATATCACTACCAAGGATTCAACCGAACGGCTTGCCACTGCTCAAGCCAAGGTCTTCCTGCTCCCCGAAACTCTTGAAAAGATTCAACGAGGCAAGATTGCCAAGGGCGATGTCTTGGCGGTTGCGCAGGTTGCCGGGGTGATGGGTGCGAAGAAAACGCCGGACCTGATTCCCATGTGCCATCCGATTCTGCTCACCGCGGTCGATATCTCCTTCAAAGAGGAGCCGCAGCCAGACAGAGGGGGGCGCTGTTCCATTACTATTACGGCAACCGCCAAGACGACAGGGCCGACGGGAGTCGAAATGGAGGCGATGACGGCCGTTTCGGTTGCGGCGCTGACTATTTACGATATGTGTAAGGCGGTGGATCGCGGCATGAGTTTCAGTGATGTCTGTTTGATGTCCAAATCAGGTGGAAAATCAGGGACATATTCGAGGAATGATTAA
- a CDS encoding rhodanese-like domain-containing protein has protein sequence MKHNPGFLQLVEQAKRRVKECGVAEVKARLDRGERFHFIDVREDHEFAKDHARGARHLGKGIIERDIESVVPDKQDSVVLYCGGGYRSALAADALQQMGYENVLSMDGGISAWREAGYPLE, from the coding sequence ATGAAACATAATCCGGGGTTCTTACAACTTGTCGAACAGGCGAAACGACGCGTCAAGGAGTGTGGCGTGGCCGAGGTGAAGGCTCGTCTCGACCGGGGCGAGCGGTTCCATTTCATCGATGTTCGGGAGGATCACGAATTCGCCAAGGACCATGCTCGAGGCGCTCGACATCTTGGGAAGGGGATTATTGAGCGGGATATCGAGTCGGTGGTTCCTGATAAGCAGGACTCAGTCGTGCTCTATTGTGGCGGCGGCTATCGGTCGGCGCTGGCAGCTGATGCGTTGCAGCAGATGGGGTATGAGAATGTGCTCTCTATGGATGGAGGGATCAGCGCATGGCGGGAGGCAGGGTACCCGTTGGAATAG
- a CDS encoding molybdenum cofactor biosynthesis protein MoaE, whose product MITVRLFGMTKLLAGNQSSLSLSVDNGRPVKELVELILTRYPAIGELIQKKKVLVSVNQEIAHEETIIGDNDEVALLPPFAGGTGLEQVHDGQFVRVQRENFSIDRELDRVRSRSKRIGGIATFLGIARDRSRGRAVDGITFEHYEGMAQKKLGEIRERALKEFDILELLIIHRYGEIAIGENIVLIIAGAEHRADAFRACKWAIDELKQITPIWKLEHTPEGEVWVEEHP is encoded by the coding sequence ATGATCACGGTTCGGTTGTTTGGTATGACGAAACTGCTGGCAGGGAATCAGAGTTCTCTGTCGCTGAGTGTGGACAACGGTCGACCGGTTAAAGAGCTGGTGGAACTCATCCTAACTCGCTACCCCGCGATCGGCGAACTGATTCAGAAGAAGAAGGTGCTTGTGTCGGTGAACCAAGAAATCGCGCATGAAGAGACGATCATTGGGGACAACGATGAGGTTGCGTTGCTCCCTCCGTTTGCCGGAGGCACAGGTCTGGAACAGGTTCACGATGGTCAATTCGTCCGGGTGCAGCGGGAGAATTTTTCCATCGATCGGGAACTTGATCGGGTGCGCAGCCGATCGAAGCGAATCGGCGGAATTGCGACGTTTTTGGGCATTGCCCGTGATCGGTCCCGCGGGCGGGCTGTCGATGGCATTACGTTCGAACATTACGAAGGAATGGCGCAGAAGAAGCTGGGTGAAATTCGGGAACGAGCGCTGAAAGAGTTCGATATCCTCGAGTTGCTCATCATCCATCGATACGGAGAAATTGCGATCGGTGAAAATATCGTCCTGATCATCGCCGGGGCCGAGCATCGTGCAGACGCGTTCCGGGCCTGCAAGTGGGCGATCGACGAGTTGAAGCAAATCACGCCGATCTGGAAGCTGGAACATACGCCGGAAGGGGAGGTCTGGGTGGAGGAACATCCCTAG
- a CDS encoding patatin-like phospholipase family protein, translating into MKWAALCTLIVLIALVSVMFGGEYVRPTMNEPLPKWNPEYGYRFANLPPSLEGSTDSLFLVASFSGGGARAAALSYGVLPELARTPIVWEGYRKTLADELSIINALSGGSFTAAYYALYHDRIFRDFESRFLRKDWEDELRTRILHSPGNWLRLLSPYFGRAHIFAELLDKELFDGATFNDLVSSTQRPIVFIHASDMATVSRFEFNQRQFDLICSDLSKFPLAVATAASSALPLVLSPISLKNYAGQCGLDPPAYLTETKRTSWGRRRAAELRSYFDSEKRPYIHLLDGGLADNLGMRNMLELSALVEDLDSTFQILGVKKVRKLVFLMVSAETDPNLSHYHLDELPSLTRVLNALVDIPINRYSDDTLEMMHQAVTQWQVQLRQRARTEKSVFAPDADIYLIDASLSELEDPEELSRLMSIPTNLALTGAQVDDLLLAASKLVRTDKEFQRLLRDLETEAAKTPLISRRTTH; encoded by the coding sequence ATGAAGTGGGCCGCTCTCTGTACACTGATCGTGCTGATCGCTCTTGTGAGCGTGATGTTCGGCGGCGAGTATGTGCGCCCCACCATGAACGAGCCGCTTCCCAAGTGGAATCCTGAGTACGGATATCGCTTCGCCAATCTTCCGCCCTCGTTGGAGGGCAGCACGGACAGTCTCTTTCTCGTGGCCTCCTTCTCCGGAGGCGGCGCGCGCGCGGCCGCCCTCTCCTACGGCGTGCTGCCGGAGTTGGCCCGGACGCCGATCGTCTGGGAAGGCTATCGGAAAACTCTCGCCGACGAACTCAGTATCATCAACGCGCTCTCAGGGGGCAGCTTCACTGCGGCCTATTATGCCCTCTATCACGATCGGATTTTTCGGGACTTTGAATCTCGCTTTCTGCGAAAGGATTGGGAAGATGAACTGCGCACGCGGATCTTACATTCTCCCGGCAATTGGTTGCGGCTCCTGTCTCCCTATTTCGGGCGGGCGCACATCTTTGCCGAACTCCTGGACAAAGAACTGTTCGATGGGGCGACGTTCAATGATCTCGTCTCAAGCACTCAGCGGCCGATCGTCTTCATTCACGCCTCCGACATGGCCACCGTCTCGCGGTTCGAATTCAACCAGCGACAGTTCGACCTGATCTGCTCCGATCTCAGCAAGTTCCCGCTGGCGGTGGCGACCGCCGCATCGAGCGCCCTCCCTTTGGTTCTCAGCCCCATTTCGTTGAAGAACTACGCCGGACAGTGCGGACTTGACCCGCCGGCATACCTGACCGAGACCAAGCGTACCTCCTGGGGTCGAAGGCGCGCCGCCGAGCTACGGTCATATTTTGATTCCGAGAAGCGCCCGTACATCCATCTGTTGGACGGTGGACTGGCTGATAACCTCGGCATGCGCAATATGTTGGAACTCTCAGCCCTTGTGGAAGATCTCGACTCTACGTTCCAGATCCTCGGGGTGAAGAAGGTCCGAAAACTCGTGTTTCTGATGGTGAGCGCGGAGACCGATCCGAATCTGAGTCATTACCACCTGGATGAACTGCCCAGCCTCACACGGGTGTTGAATGCGTTGGTCGACATCCCGATCAACCGGTATTCCGACGACACCTTGGAGATGATGCACCAGGCCGTCACGCAGTGGCAGGTACAACTTCGCCAGCGTGCCAGGACCGAGAAGAGCGTCTTCGCACCCGATGCGGATATCTACTTGATCGACGCGAGTTTGTCGGAGTTGGAAGACCCGGAAGAACTATCGCGCCTTATGAGCATTCCCACGAATCTGGCACTGACCGGTGCTCAAGTGGACGACCTGCTGCTGGCCGCTTCCAAACTCGTCAGGACCGACAAAGAATTTCAACGCCTCCTACGGGACCTGGAGACGGAAGCTGCAAAAACTCCATTGATCAGTCGGCGGACCACTCATTGA
- a CDS encoding serine protease produces the protein MSILMLIVTLLIGVPAIAGVPVKEESYNKAVNELEEKGSVPLIDAVSRSEGKGHLEGIRFRPRIVGGEDAEIKDSPWQVSIVAAESTSNLTGHFCGGSLIKPNWVLTAAHCVSRGTMPDQIDIISGTDDLRSGGKRSSVKQIIIHGKYNANTNDNDVALLKLSRRVKASSLRAPIRLITAQEEKSKVKAGEPVLITGWGYTKENGEVSPKLQRATVPVVDRKTCNAEGSYDGAITDNMLCAGHQEGGMDSCQGDSGGPLAVKMDNDLYALAGVVSWGEGCAREDKPGVYARVSKYVKWINDHAK, from the coding sequence ATGTCGATCCTGATGCTCATCGTCACATTGTTGATCGGCGTTCCGGCCATCGCGGGGGTGCCGGTCAAGGAAGAATCATACAACAAGGCCGTGAATGAACTGGAAGAGAAGGGGTCTGTACCGCTGATCGACGCCGTGAGCCGGTCGGAGGGCAAGGGACACTTGGAAGGAATCCGGTTTCGCCCGCGGATCGTCGGCGGCGAGGACGCGGAGATCAAGGACAGCCCCTGGCAGGTGTCGATCGTCGCGGCGGAATCCACCTCAAACCTGACCGGACACTTCTGCGGCGGATCTCTGATCAAACCCAACTGGGTCCTAACGGCGGCGCATTGCGTCAGTCGAGGCACCATGCCGGATCAAATCGACATCATCTCAGGGACCGATGATCTCAGGTCGGGCGGGAAACGAAGCTCGGTCAAACAAATCATCATTCACGGTAAATACAACGCCAATACCAATGACAACGACGTGGCCTTGCTGAAGCTCTCCAGACGCGTGAAAGCCTCGAGCCTGCGTGCGCCCATACGCCTGATCACCGCGCAGGAAGAAAAGTCGAAGGTGAAAGCCGGTGAACCGGTCCTCATCACCGGATGGGGATACACGAAAGAGAACGGTGAGGTCTCGCCGAAGCTCCAGCGCGCGACCGTGCCTGTTGTGGACAGGAAGACATGCAACGCTGAAGGTTCCTATGACGGCGCCATCACCGACAATATGCTGTGTGCGGGCCATCAGGAAGGTGGGATGGATTCGTGCCAAGGGGACAGCGGAGGCCCATTGGCGGTAAAGATGGACAACGACCTGTATGCGCTGGCCGGTGTGGTGAGCTGGGGAGAAGGTTGCGCAAGAGAAGATAAGCCGGGCGTCTATGCCCGTGTGTCGAAATACGTGAAGTGGATCAATGACCATGCCAAGTGA
- a CDS encoding META domain-containing protein, giving the protein MTPVFISLVIFGMALMGIEVSRSAAMNNLVGASGLLIWPLGEPLSVPPREGTSHGGTATRIGNGTVQQADLLDREWALIQIGDRSVQAGSGPRAYFRLVSGSRKVEGFTGCNGLQGHFESADRNVRFVGLATTRKFCPGLMEQERAFLTGLERTRLWNAEDGQLVLMNEDHEAVLMFKAHPQ; this is encoded by the coding sequence ATGACGCCTGTGTTCATCAGCCTTGTCATTTTCGGTATGGCCCTCATGGGCATCGAGGTCAGTCGGTCAGCAGCGATGAATAATCTCGTCGGCGCGAGCGGCCTGCTGATATGGCCGCTCGGAGAACCACTCTCAGTGCCTCCTCGTGAGGGAACATCGCACGGTGGAACGGCCACCAGAATCGGGAATGGAACGGTGCAACAGGCAGACCTCCTGGACCGCGAGTGGGCGCTCATCCAAATTGGTGATCGATCAGTCCAGGCAGGTTCAGGACCCAGGGCCTATTTCCGCCTCGTTTCAGGTAGCCGAAAGGTAGAGGGCTTTACGGGTTGCAATGGCTTACAGGGGCACTTCGAATCAGCGGACCGGAACGTGAGATTTGTCGGCTTGGCCACCACGCGAAAGTTTTGCCCAGGGCTCATGGAACAGGAGCGGGCATTCTTGACCGGTCTCGAAAGGACGAGACTCTGGAATGCCGAAGACGGACAACTCGTCTTGATGAACGAAGACCACGAAGCGGTCCTGATGTTCAAAGCACATCCCCAGTGA
- a CDS encoding NAD(P)/FAD-dependent oxidoreductase, whose translation MQQSQPISIAGAGPAGLTAAITLARAGQQVVVHERRPDVGMRFCEDYQALENWTSEEDTLDTIRRLGIQPDFYCRPITRLSSYGPRSAAHVTFAEPHAYLIRRGAKPGSLDSALKRQALDLGVDIRFESVATETETDIVAMGPRQACAIAVGCVFDTDMHEQAAVLLDNRLAPKGYAYLLVAEGRGTLATVLYDQFSAGKACLERTITRVQDLVGLTMRNVQHFGGYGTFDLTRPLVSGRRRYVGEAAGLQDYLFGFGIRQAMVSGHLAARSIIEGSQYDRLCRTSLGSQLRTSLINRYWYEFMGQPGYDLLVRLSSRARNQRAFWSKIYTKPVLRLLLYPLARRAVRRPQ comes from the coding sequence ATGCAGCAGTCTCAGCCCATCTCTATCGCAGGAGCCGGTCCCGCCGGCTTAACCGCTGCGATCACCTTGGCCCGTGCAGGGCAGCAGGTCGTCGTGCACGAGCGCCGGCCGGACGTGGGCATGCGGTTCTGCGAAGATTATCAGGCGTTGGAGAACTGGACCTCGGAAGAAGATACCCTGGACACGATTCGCCGACTCGGAATCCAGCCTGACTTTTACTGCCGACCGATCACCCGCTTATCGTCGTACGGCCCGCGCAGCGCCGCGCACGTGACGTTTGCAGAACCCCATGCCTACCTGATTCGACGAGGCGCGAAGCCCGGTTCTCTGGACAGCGCGCTGAAGCGGCAGGCGCTCGATCTCGGAGTGGATATACGCTTTGAGAGTGTTGCGACGGAAACAGAAACAGACATTGTCGCGATGGGACCCCGCCAGGCTTGCGCGATCGCCGTCGGCTGTGTCTTCGACACCGACATGCATGAGCAGGCGGCCGTGCTGCTGGATAACCGGCTCGCCCCCAAGGGCTATGCCTACCTGCTGGTCGCGGAGGGACGAGGCACGTTGGCCACGGTGCTCTACGATCAGTTTTCAGCGGGCAAGGCCTGTCTGGAGCGAACCATAACCCGTGTTCAGGATCTCGTGGGCCTCACGATGCGCAACGTGCAACACTTTGGCGGCTACGGCACGTTTGACCTGACCAGGCCGTTGGTCAGTGGCCGGCGACGCTACGTCGGCGAGGCGGCGGGATTACAGGATTATCTGTTCGGCTTCGGCATCAGACAGGCGATGGTCTCCGGCCACCTCGCCGCTCGCAGTATCATTGAAGGTTCGCAGTACGATCGATTGTGCCGAACTTCATTAGGCAGTCAGCTGCGGACCTCGCTGATCAATCGCTACTGGTACGAATTCATGGGGCAACCAGGGTATGACCTCCTCGTGCGCCTCAGCAGCCGCGCACGGAATCAGCGAGCCTTTTGGTCGAAGATCTACACCAAGCCGGTGCTCCGGCTGCTGCTCTATCCCCTGGCCCGCCGGGCCGTGCGACGGCCTCAATGA
- a CDS encoding OmpH family outer membrane protein has product MRIPALQTLLPTVLLALLVPLSATSIQAAEFKMGVVDPQSVLEKSKAGKRALDGLKEYVSTRQKLLAKDEDDLRNYEKQLKEQAPKWSDAEKKEKEGQFRTKVQDFQKRAQEFNMELQKKQKELVDEYMKKISVATQTVAEKGGVALVVDKGSEQTVKIVIYSKDTIDLTEQVIKEFDRVNK; this is encoded by the coding sequence ATGCGTATTCCTGCTTTGCAAACCCTGTTGCCGACGGTGCTGCTCGCTCTCCTTGTTCCGCTCTCAGCGACATCCATCCAAGCCGCGGAATTTAAGATGGGGGTGGTGGACCCCCAGTCCGTCTTAGAAAAATCCAAGGCAGGGAAGCGAGCGCTAGACGGACTGAAAGAATATGTCTCGACCAGGCAGAAGCTTCTGGCGAAGGATGAGGACGACCTCCGCAATTACGAAAAGCAACTGAAGGAACAAGCTCCCAAGTGGAGTGACGCCGAAAAGAAAGAGAAGGAAGGCCAGTTCCGAACGAAGGTCCAGGATTTTCAGAAGCGTGCGCAGGAATTCAACATGGAGCTCCAGAAGAAACAGAAGGAGCTGGTGGACGAGTACATGAAGAAAATCTCCGTTGCGACACAAACGGTCGCTGAAAAAGGAGGAGTCGCGCTCGTGGTGGATAAAGGCAGCGAGCAGACCGTCAAGATCGTGATCTACAGTAAGGACACAATCGATCTGACCGAGCAGGTGATAAAGGAGTTCGATCGAGTGAACAAGTAA